TTACTTTAATATCGCTTTTGTGTTTTTACCGGTGGTAATATGTTTTAGCATGTTGGGCGTGCAGTATATACCCATATTGCTCAACCTTACAATCATCGTTGTTATTGTTATTTTTTTATGGCAGTACCTCAGAAGTAGCGTAAGCATAATTTCTACTTTTAGATTTCACAAATTTTATTTATTTACGTATCTTTGTGCCCTCGAAATTTGCCCTATTTTAATTTTGATAAAGGCATTAAACATTAGGATTTAGGTAGTTAAAAGAATTGACTTGGAAGACAGAAAGAAAAAGGTTAAAAGTATATTAGTTACTTTATCAAAACCCGAAAACGACAAAAATCCGTACGCCGAGCTGGCAAAAAAGCTGAACTTGAAAATTGATTTCAGATCATTTATTCATGTTGAGGGCGTACCGGCAAAGGATTTCAGGAAGGAAAAAATTAACCTGGGTGATTTTACCGCGGTTATTTTTACCAGCCGCAACTCTGCCGACCATTTCTTCCGCATTTGCGAAGAGATGCGTTTTGAGGTGCCGGTAGAAATGAAATACTTCTGTTTATCAGAAACCATTGCGCTTTACCTGCAAAAATATATACAGTACCGCAAACGCAAAATCTTTTTTGGTAAGCAAACTGCAGCCGACCTGGCTGAAGTGTTAAAGAAACATTCTGCCGAAAAATTCCTTTATCCCTGCTCAGATGTGGCCGCCGAAGAAACCCAGCGCTTTTTGTTGGAGAATGGTTATAATTTTACCCCTGCAGTGCTTTTTCGCACCGTTTGCAGCGATCTTTCAGACCTGGCCGAAGTATTTTATGACGTTATCGCTTTCTTCAGCCCGTCAAGCATTCAGTCGCTCTATAAAAATTTTCCCGATTTTAAACAGAACAATACACGCATAGCAGCCTTTGGCGCAACTACACATAAAGCAGTGCTCGAGGCTGGTTTGATTCTCGATATTCCGGCCCCAACACCGGCTGCTCCTTCAATGACAATGGCTATCGAACAATATTGTAAATTGGTAAATAAATAAAAAAAAGGAAATTTATTTATCAGTTTGAAACATTTTTGTCGGCAATAGCGTATTA
The genomic region above belongs to Mucilaginibacter sp. KACC 22773 and contains:
- a CDS encoding uroporphyrinogen-III synthase, with amino-acid sequence MDLEDRKKKVKSILVTLSKPENDKNPYAELAKKLNLKIDFRSFIHVEGVPAKDFRKEKINLGDFTAVIFTSRNSADHFFRICEEMRFEVPVEMKYFCLSETIALYLQKYIQYRKRKIFFGKQTAADLAEVLKKHSAEKFLYPCSDVAAEETQRFLLENGYNFTPAVLFRTVCSDLSDLAEVFYDVIAFFSPSSIQSLYKNFPDFKQNNTRIAAFGATTHKAVLEAGLILDIPAPTPAAPSMTMAIEQYCKLVNK